One window from the genome of Pseudonocardia hierapolitana encodes:
- a CDS encoding cold-shock protein, with protein sequence MPTGRVKWYDADKGFGFLAQDGGEDVYVRKAALPAGVQALKAGQRVEFGMAEGRRGPQALSVRLVDKPPSVVEATRRPAEDLHSLIEDMIRLLETKVQPDLRRGRYPDRRTCKLSADVVRAVARDLDG encoded by the coding sequence GTGCCGACCGGCAGGGTCAAGTGGTACGACGCCGACAAGGGCTTCGGGTTCCTCGCTCAGGACGGCGGCGAGGACGTCTACGTCCGCAAGGCCGCGCTGCCGGCCGGGGTGCAGGCGCTCAAGGCGGGCCAGCGCGTCGAGTTCGGGATGGCGGAGGGCAGGCGCGGGCCGCAAGCGCTGTCGGTGCGGCTCGTCGACAAGCCGCCGTCCGTCGTCGAGGCCACGCGGCGACCGGCCGAGGACCTGCACAGCCTGATCGAGGACATGATCCGGTTGCTCGAGACGAAGGTCCAGCCGGACCTGCGCCGGGGCCGCTACCCGGACCGCCGCACGTGCAAGCTCTCCGCCGACGTCGTGCGCGCGGTGGCCCGCGACCTCGACGGCTAG
- a CDS encoding glutaminyl-peptide cyclotransferase encodes MTFGRALLGALALALAGCAAAAPAPAPDPAPDVERLRPTVLAELPHDTDAFTQGLELAPDGALYEGTGLAGRSRLRELDPATGEVRREVPLPGRLFGEGITVVDDRIWQLTWQDGVALEWDRAGLTLLRQVPIDGEGWGLCRDGGRLVRSDGTDRLRFHDPESFAETGSVAVTLDGEPVTEINELECVGGQVWANVWQTDRIVRIDPADGRVTAVVDAAGLLDDQRRAGADVLNGIAALGGDEYLLTGKLWPAAFRVRFTPGG; translated from the coding sequence ATGACCTTCGGGCGTGCACTGCTCGGGGCGCTGGCACTGGCGCTGGCCGGGTGCGCCGCCGCGGCCCCGGCCCCCGCCCCGGACCCGGCCCCGGACGTGGAGCGGCTGCGCCCCACCGTGCTCGCCGAGCTGCCGCACGACACCGACGCGTTCACCCAGGGACTCGAGCTCGCCCCGGACGGGGCGCTGTACGAAGGCACCGGGCTGGCCGGGCGGTCCCGGCTGCGGGAGCTTGACCCGGCCACGGGCGAGGTCCGGCGCGAGGTGCCGCTGCCCGGCCGGTTGTTCGGCGAGGGCATCACCGTGGTCGACGACCGGATCTGGCAGCTCACCTGGCAGGACGGCGTCGCTCTCGAGTGGGACCGCGCCGGCCTGACGTTGCTGCGTCAGGTGCCGATCGACGGCGAGGGCTGGGGCCTGTGCCGCGACGGCGGCCGCCTCGTGCGCAGCGACGGCACCGACCGGCTGCGCTTCCACGACCCCGAGTCGTTCGCCGAGACCGGGTCGGTCGCCGTCACCCTCGACGGCGAGCCGGTCACCGAGATCAACGAGCTGGAATGCGTCGGCGGGCAGGTGTGGGCCAACGTCTGGCAGACCGACCGGATCGTGCGGATCGATCCGGCCGACGGCCGGGTCACGGCGGTCGTGGACGCCGCAGGGCTGCTCGACGACCAGCGCCGCGCGGGCGCCGACGTGCTCAACGGCATCGCCGCGCTCGGGGGCGACGAGTACCTCTTGACGGGGAAGCTCTGGCCGGCGGCGTTCCGGGTGCGCTTCACCCCCGGCGGATAG
- a CDS encoding DUF2771 family protein has protein sequence MPRRLLAVPVAALILAGCGATDPPPPPQVTFTAGAASVVARPAQYCDVELTQCLTDVAAPVRFAVPPGTPVQVTVPPEIAETPWQVVFSYADAAGTATDERSPVFAPNARSDWTLQLGGPEDRLLTAEVQQYGPPPQPNPQTGEMEFPIRASWVLNAS, from the coding sequence GTGCCGCGCCGCCTGCTCGCCGTCCCCGTCGCCGCGCTGATCCTCGCCGGCTGCGGGGCCACGGATCCGCCGCCGCCACCCCAGGTGACGTTCACGGCGGGCGCGGCCAGCGTCGTCGCCCGCCCCGCTCAGTACTGCGACGTCGAGCTCACGCAGTGCCTCACCGACGTCGCCGCCCCGGTGCGGTTCGCCGTGCCACCGGGCACCCCGGTGCAGGTCACGGTCCCACCGGAGATCGCGGAGACGCCCTGGCAGGTCGTGTTCAGCTACGCGGACGCGGCGGGCACCGCGACCGACGAGCGCAGCCCCGTGTTCGCCCCGAACGCGCGCAGCGACTGGACGCTGCAACTGGGCGGGCCGGAAGACCGGCTGCTCACCGCAGAGGTGCAGCAGTACGGACCACCCCCGCAGCCGAACCCCCAGACCGGGGAGATGGAGTTCCCGATCCGGGCGAGCTGGGTGCTGAACGCGAGCTAA
- a CDS encoding AMP-binding protein, whose product MSAAAPAVPSYASGTSDVPLLGDTIGDNFDRTAAARPDAEALVDVPSGRRWTYGQLREDVDALALGLHAAGVVKGDRIGIWAPNLPEWTLVQFATAKLGAILVNINPAYRTHELEYVLNQAGISMLVATPSFKTSDYEAMIKDVRSNCPALRQVILIGRPNWDELMADGRGGDRAELARLQAALSPDDPINIQYTSGTTGFPKGATLSHHNILNNGYFVGRLCGYTSDDRVCIPVPFYHCFGMVMGNLGCTTNGATMVIPGPGFDPKATLKAVAQERCTSLYGVPTMFIAELNAPDFDSYDLSSLRTGIMAGSPCPVEVMKQVVDRMGMTEVTICYGMTETSPVSTQTRADDSLERRVSTVGRVHPHVEVKIVDPETGLTLPRGEPGELCTRGYSVMLGYWEEPEKTAEAIDRARWMHTGDLGVMDADGYVNITGRIKDMVIRGGENIYPREIEEFLYTHPDVLDAQVVGVPDERYGEELCAWVTLREGAPELTAEALREFAAGKLAHYKIPRYVLAVDSFPMTVTGKVRKVEMREKSVELLDLGDAARVRNA is encoded by the coding sequence GTGTCCGCTGCCGCACCCGCCGTTCCGTCGTACGCCTCCGGGACGTCCGACGTCCCGCTGCTCGGCGACACCATCGGGGACAACTTCGACCGCACCGCCGCCGCCCGTCCCGACGCCGAGGCGCTCGTGGACGTGCCGAGCGGGCGGCGGTGGACCTACGGGCAGCTGCGCGAGGACGTCGACGCGCTCGCACTCGGCCTGCACGCGGCAGGCGTCGTGAAGGGCGACCGGATCGGCATCTGGGCGCCCAACCTCCCCGAGTGGACGCTGGTCCAGTTCGCCACCGCGAAGCTCGGGGCGATCCTGGTCAACATCAACCCGGCCTACCGCACGCACGAGCTGGAGTACGTGCTGAACCAGGCCGGGATCTCGATGCTCGTGGCCACGCCGAGCTTCAAGACGTCCGACTACGAGGCGATGATCAAGGACGTCCGGTCGAACTGCCCCGCGCTGCGGCAGGTGATCCTCATCGGGCGGCCGAACTGGGACGAGCTGATGGCCGACGGCCGCGGCGGCGACCGCGCCGAGCTCGCCCGCCTGCAGGCGGCGTTGAGCCCGGACGACCCGATCAACATCCAGTACACGTCCGGGACGACGGGCTTCCCGAAGGGCGCCACGCTGTCCCACCACAACATCCTCAACAACGGCTACTTCGTGGGACGGCTGTGCGGCTACACCTCCGACGACCGGGTGTGCATCCCCGTGCCCTTCTACCACTGCTTCGGCATGGTGATGGGCAACCTCGGCTGCACGACGAACGGCGCGACGATGGTGATCCCCGGCCCCGGCTTCGACCCGAAGGCCACGCTGAAGGCCGTCGCGCAGGAGCGCTGCACGTCGCTGTACGGCGTCCCCACGATGTTCATCGCGGAGCTGAACGCCCCCGACTTCGACTCCTACGACCTGTCGTCGCTGCGCACCGGGATCATGGCCGGCTCGCCGTGCCCGGTGGAGGTCATGAAGCAGGTCGTGGACCGGATGGGCATGACCGAGGTGACGATCTGCTACGGCATGACCGAGACGTCACCGGTCTCCACCCAGACCCGCGCCGACGACTCGCTGGAGCGGCGGGTGTCGACGGTCGGGCGGGTGCACCCGCACGTCGAGGTCAAGATCGTCGATCCGGAGACCGGCCTGACCCTGCCCCGCGGCGAGCCCGGCGAGCTGTGCACCCGCGGCTACTCGGTGATGCTCGGGTACTGGGAGGAGCCGGAGAAGACCGCCGAGGCGATCGACCGGGCCCGCTGGATGCACACCGGTGACCTCGGCGTGATGGACGCCGACGGCTACGTCAACATCACCGGCCGGATCAAGGACATGGTGATCCGCGGCGGGGAGAACATCTACCCGCGGGAGATCGAGGAGTTCCTCTACACCCACCCGGACGTCCTCGACGCGCAGGTCGTCGGCGTTCCCGACGAGCGGTACGGCGAGGAGCTGTGCGCCTGGGTGACGCTGCGGGAGGGCGCGCCGGAGCTCACCGCCGAGGCCCTGCGCGAGTTCGCCGCCGGCAAGCTGGCCCACTACAAGATCCCCCGCTACGTGCTGGCGGTCGACTCCTTTCCGATGACCGTCACCGGCAAGGTCCGGAAGGTGGAGATGCGGGAGAAGAGCGTGGAGCTGCTGGACCTGGGGGACGCCGCGAGGGTCCGCAACGCCTGA
- a CDS encoding MFS transporter, with product MARPESPQPRPGHRGRRTWATDDDGRTPTPDEPDTDRYVPPRRYPWHDDPDYDPAAHRRTPPPRTWTPPPAQDEIEPPAEPPAEPPAEPPTRRMPRKLTVTRVAALRSRELTQGGIRAFHRATTADGADRSGLTALTYATMMTYAVDAAVAVALANTLFFAAATAESKTNVALYLIITVAPFAVVAPVIGPMLDRLQRGRRAALAVSFAGRAVLAVVMAFNYENWLLYPAALGAMVLSKSFAVLKAAVTPRVLPSAITLVTTNSRLTTFGLVAGGVGGAVAAGVAWLWDSPGALIFTAVLAVAGTVVCLRIPRWVESTIGEVAATLRTTARGRRTPMGRHVTVALWGNGAVRILTGFLTLYVAFVVREQSEADPAWQLFLIGIVGAAAGLGSFTGNAAGARRQFLRSDAVIMSCVTAAVVVSAVAALLPGIATAALVGLIGAAASALAKVCLDAVIQRDLPEESRASAFGRSETVLALAWVFGGAVGVLLPHDTFWLGFAVIAAVVALAGAQSALVARGRSLLPFLGHRVPRTG from the coding sequence GTGGCCCGTCCCGAGTCGCCCCAGCCCCGCCCCGGCCATCGCGGCCGCCGCACGTGGGCCACGGACGACGACGGGCGCACGCCCACGCCGGACGAGCCCGACACCGACCGCTACGTGCCCCCCAGGCGCTACCCGTGGCACGACGACCCGGACTACGACCCGGCGGCCCACCGCCGCACGCCCCCACCGCGCACGTGGACACCGCCGCCCGCTCAGGACGAAATCGAGCCGCCCGCCGAGCCACCCGCCGAGCCCCCTGCCGAGCCGCCCACCCGGCGGATGCCGCGCAAGCTCACCGTCACCCGGGTGGCCGCGCTGCGCAGCCGAGAGCTGACCCAGGGCGGCATCCGGGCGTTCCACCGCGCCACCACGGCCGACGGGGCCGACCGCTCCGGCCTCACCGCGCTCACCTACGCCACGATGATGACCTACGCGGTCGACGCCGCCGTGGCCGTCGCGCTGGCCAACACGCTGTTCTTCGCCGCTGCAACGGCCGAGAGCAAGACGAACGTCGCGCTCTACCTGATCATCACCGTGGCGCCGTTCGCGGTGGTGGCACCGGTGATCGGGCCGATGCTCGACCGCCTGCAACGGGGCCGGCGGGCCGCGCTCGCCGTCTCGTTCGCCGGACGGGCGGTGCTCGCCGTCGTGATGGCCTTCAACTACGAGAACTGGCTCCTGTACCCGGCTGCGCTGGGCGCGATGGTGCTGAGCAAGTCGTTCGCGGTGCTCAAGGCGGCCGTCACACCACGGGTGCTGCCGAGCGCGATCACGCTGGTCACCACGAACTCCCGGCTCACCACGTTCGGGCTGGTCGCAGGCGGCGTCGGGGGCGCGGTGGCGGCGGGCGTCGCCTGGCTGTGGGACTCGCCGGGCGCGCTGATCTTCACCGCGGTCCTCGCGGTGGCGGGCACGGTCGTGTGCCTGCGCATCCCGCGCTGGGTCGAGTCCACCATCGGCGAGGTCGCCGCCACCCTGCGCACCACAGCGCGCGGCAGGCGCACCCCGATGGGCAGGCACGTCACGGTGGCGCTGTGGGGCAACGGCGCGGTCCGGATCCTCACCGGGTTCCTCACGCTGTACGTCGCGTTCGTGGTGCGGGAGCAGTCGGAGGCCGACCCGGCATGGCAGCTCTTCCTGATCGGCATAGTCGGCGCCGCGGCCGGCCTCGGCTCGTTCACCGGCAACGCGGCGGGCGCCAGGCGCCAGTTCCTCAGGTCTGACGCCGTGATCATGTCGTGCGTCACGGCGGCCGTCGTCGTCAGCGCCGTGGCCGCGCTGCTGCCGGGCATCGCCACCGCCGCGCTCGTCGGCCTGATCGGCGCCGCGGCCAGCGCGCTCGCGAAGGTCTGCCTCGACGCGGTGATCCAGCGCGATCTCCCCGAGGAGTCCAGGGCGTCCGCGTTCGGGCGCTCGGAGACCGTGCTCGCGCTCGCGTGGGTCTTCGGCGGGGCGGTGGGCGTGCTGCTGCCGCACGACACGTTCTGGCTCGGCTTCGCGGTGATCGCCGCGGTCGTCGCACTCGCCGGGGCGCAGTCGGCGCTGGTGGCCCGTGGCCGCAGCCTCCTGCCGTTCCTCGGCCACCGGGTTCCGAGGACCGGGTGA
- a CDS encoding DUF3027 domain-containing protein, producing the protein MPPVNAVPTLDPPARLVDAVEQARAAAVDEAAADLGPHAADGAVGDHLEAVAESPHAVSHHFAATQGGYQGWRWCVTLATAGDDAPVTVSEVVLIPGPDALVAPAWVPWEERVRPGDLGVGDLLPAPQDDPRLVPGYIASDDPAVEEVALEVGLGRRLVPSRHGRDEAARRWRDGPHGPASDMARAAPAPCGTCGFFFPLAGSLRAEFGVCGNEYSPADGSVVDMGFGCGAHSDVQPDTTSPVAVADLVYDDGIDLEPIGR; encoded by the coding sequence ATCCCTCCGGTGAACGCCGTACCGACCCTCGACCCGCCCGCCCGGCTCGTGGACGCGGTGGAGCAGGCTCGGGCCGCGGCGGTCGATGAGGCCGCGGCGGACCTCGGCCCGCATGCCGCCGACGGGGCCGTCGGCGACCACCTGGAGGCCGTCGCAGAGAGCCCCCACGCCGTCAGCCACCACTTCGCCGCCACCCAGGGCGGCTACCAGGGCTGGCGCTGGTGCGTCACGCTGGCCACGGCGGGCGACGACGCGCCCGTCACGGTCAGCGAGGTCGTGCTCATCCCCGGCCCCGACGCGCTCGTGGCACCTGCGTGGGTGCCGTGGGAGGAGCGCGTGCGGCCGGGCGACCTCGGCGTGGGCGACCTGCTGCCCGCCCCGCAGGACGATCCACGGCTGGTGCCGGGTTACATCGCCTCCGACGACCCGGCCGTCGAGGAGGTCGCCCTCGAGGTGGGGCTGGGCCGACGCCTCGTGCCCTCCCGGCACGGGCGCGACGAGGCCGCGCGGCGCTGGCGCGATGGACCGCACGGCCCGGCCTCCGACATGGCCCGCGCCGCCCCTGCACCGTGCGGCACCTGCGGCTTCTTCTTCCCGCTCGCCGGCTCGCTGCGGGCCGAGTTCGGGGTGTGCGGCAACGAGTACTCGCCCGCCGACGGCTCGGTGGTCGACATGGGCTTCGGCTGCGGCGCCCACTCCGACGTGCAACCCGACACCACGTCGCCGGTCGCCGTCGCCGATCTCGTCTACGACGACGGCATCGACCTGGAGCCGATCGGCCGGTAG